The proteins below are encoded in one region of Corvus hawaiiensis isolate bCorHaw1 chromosome 3, bCorHaw1.pri.cur, whole genome shotgun sequence:
- the AIG1 gene encoding androgen-induced gene 1 protein isoform X2, whose translation MALVPCQVLRAAILLSYCSILCNYKAIDMPAHQTYGGSWKFLTFIDLGRP comes from the exons ATGGCGCTGGTGCCCTGCCAGGTGCTGCGCGCCGCCATCCTCCTGTCCTATTGCTCCATCCTGTGCAATTACAAGGCCATTGACATGCCCGCGCATCAGACCTATGGAGGCAGCTGGAAATTTCTGACCTTCATAGACCTG GGCCGGCCGTGA